A window of Bacteroidota bacterium genomic DNA:
ACGATAAAATCTATAACACTAAACTTATATTTGAATTTTTGGAACTGCCCTATATTTCAATTCTACTTTAGTCCGATTCAAACCTTCCTGCTCCAATGATTAGGATAAAGGTATTTGCCATTTCAATTCTACTTTAGTCCGATTCAAACGGGTATCCGGTATCATTCAACAGGAGGCTTTCTTCCATTTCAATTCTACTTTAGTCCGATTCAAACTGCCAAGCGAAAGCGCCCCCTATCCTAAACGAGTAAATTTCAATTCTACTTTAGTCCGATTCAAACTGTATCAGCTCCTCTTGCAGGACTTAACCTTACCATATTTCAATTCTACTTTAGTCCGATTCAAACGGAGTATGTAATGTCCCACCTAATACAGCTGTATTAATTTCAATTCTACTTTAGTCCGATTCAAACCAATATGGGGATGATTACGGCAGGAACGACCTCCATATTTCAATTCTACTTTAGTCCGATTCAAACCCGTAAAAAAACGCATAAAAAATATGCCTTTCGGCACTCTTACTACTCTCTTTATCGTCAACCTACAATAATGTAAAAACCATAGGGGGCTGACGACATTTTATAAAATTGTCTCTATTCCAGCTTTTTCAACGCCCATAGTCTCTTTCTCAAAATCATATTCTGCCCGCATCTTGTAAAACAATACCGAGTCCTTATCGGGCTTTATTCGCTTACGAAGACCCGCCTGTAATTCGGCAAATTTTCCGTCGGTCAATTCGCCTTCAAATACACTGTTCTGAACCCAATGTAAGTATTGCCTAAGATATTTGCAAACTTTAGCTACTCGTTTTTCTTCTATATCATAAACTATTATTACGTACATATCACCACCACGCTCTGAATGCTTTGTATTCGTCTTTACTCGTTATGTGGCGGACTAATTTATAGGCTTCTAATCTAATCAAATGTCGGTAGCTCACATTTCTGTTCAAGCTTCGATGCTTGATTGTGGTTTTCAAACGTTCATCGTATTCTTGTAAAACGATTTTTCGTCCTGATTCTTCTAAATAACAGAAGTTCAATTCTTTACGAAAATGTTTCTCCTGTATCTGTTTATTGTTCAAGAGCTTGAATATCATTTTATCGGCAATTATCGGTTTAAAAATTTCGGCTAGATCGAGTGCCAGCGAATATCGGCGCTCGCCGGGTCCGTGTAAAAAGCTTATTGTCGGATTTAGGTGAGTATGATAAATTTCGCTCAGCACAGTTGTATAGATTAAACTATTCGCAAAAGATACTAAAGCATTAATTGCGTTATCGGGGGGATGCTTAACCCGTTTATCGAGTGAATATTCTTGACCGACTATTTCGCCCCAGCATTTATAATAACGGTCGCGGATGTTGCCTTCAACACCCATTAGTTCTTGAGTTGTATTTGCAGACGATATAGATGCGCGCAAATTCTCAATATCAGAAATTGTGTGTCCAAAATCGATTTGCTTTTCCCCCTGCGATGGTTTGCTGTAATATTGTAAATTTTTAAGGATGTTGAACGATGCCGCATCGATAATTTCACGTGCTATTACAAGCCGGCGCTGAGTATCTAAATATGCACGCACTTGCTCAACTATAGTAAAACCCGAAGGCAAGTAATCGCGAGGGAAGTAACTGCCGCCATAGTGCCCATAGTAATTGAATATATGAAGTGGAATCTTCTGTGTTGCAAGGAAGTTAAAGAAGCGCGTATTGAAATCCATTTCACCAAAACAGTAAAATGCTTCGATGTCTTCTACGGGAATTGGTTTACGTTTCACCCGTCCGGTTTGCGGGTCGGCTTCGGTTTCTTCTGTGAATCCTGCTAAAGTTTCTTCGTCGATTGCTGGGTCGGCGTCATAAGTTATGGTGCTGCCGTCGTCTTGCTTTTCTTCAAGCACCGGCTCAAAGTAGATTGTGTTTTGTTTTCTTCGAAGCCTTCCTGATGTCATTATGTAGTATGGTCGTTTCATGGTTAAAGGTTTCCTTCTGCTTCGTCAATATCTTGGCGAAGGAAACCTTTTGTTCGGCTTTTCTCTACATAGCTGATGTAATCGATCGGGTTGCCTTTAAAGACTTTGTTAAAACTGAGCAGAATTTGGTGCAAATTAATTTCGGAAATTTGTTTAAGCCAACTTTCTAACTCGGCGTAATTCGAGTACTGCCAGTCGTGAGGGTTTTCAGCTAAACCAGCAATAACAGGGTTAAGATGTATATAACAAGCAACTTCCACAAAATCTTGGTCGGATTCTATCGATTTATATTTATAAGGTCCCTGGAATAAGTGTCCAACGTGTTTATACTTCAAGTTAAATCGTTTAGCCACCGATGTTGCGAGCGTGTCCATCATTTGAGGCAAATTACCGCCAGTATTCTGACTTAAAATTAAATGATAATGGTTAGGCATCAGACAATATATCAACGTGTTTACAGAATATCTTTTTGAATATTCTTTGAGTCTTTTTAGAAAAAATGTATAATCCTCGTGGCACATAAATATTGCTTGCTTGTTATTCCCACGGTTGTAGATGTGGTAGAGTTGATTATCGTGTATTTTTTCTTTTCGTTCCATGTTTAATCAGGATAGAAGGTTTCCTTCTTCTCGGTTTCGATCGACTTGAAGGAAACCTTCTAATCGACCCAGCATAATTCAAAATAGCTGCACGTTCTGCAAAATTTTTTATTGATCCGTTCTGGGGGATTCTCTGAGCCGATAATCCGCTCAATATCTTCTATAGCTTTTAACAATTCTTTCTCCTTCTCATCAGTTAAAACTACGTTTGTTTTCTGCTTTAGTTTGGGGTAATCAATCTCGCCACGCAGAAGGTTTCCTTCTCCCGAGAGCAGAAGGTCACCTTCTTTAAAGTTTTTTCTTTGCTGAAGGTAACCTTCGTTCTTGGCTACACCGACGCCTTTCTGTTTCAAATACCACAGATAATACAGCACCTGCATTTCGTGAGCTTTCTCGACCGAGTCGCTCTTCTTCACTTCATGGATGATACCCGTCTTTGTATCGATCCAATCGATGTTGATAACACCGTCGATGTCGATGCCTTTTTCTTCCCGAGCATAAGCGTTTTCATCGATGACTTTGCCGAT
This region includes:
- a CDS encoding CRISPR-associated protein Cas4; this translates as MQITGTHINYYYVCKRELWYFSHNIQMEHTSDLVYIGKVIDENAYAREEKGIDIDGVINIDWIDTKTGIIHEVKKSDSVEKAHEMQVLYYLWYLKQKGVGVAKNEGYLQQRKNFKEGDLLLSGEGNLLRGEIDYPKLKQKTNVVLTDEKEKELLKAIEDIERIIGSENPPERINKKFCRTCSYFELCWVD
- a CDS encoding transposase — protein: MERKEKIHDNQLYHIYNRGNNKQAIFMCHEDYTFFLKRLKEYSKRYSVNTLIYCLMPNHYHLILSQNTGGNLPQMMDTLATSVAKRFNLKYKHVGHLFQGPYKYKSIESDQDFVEVACYIHLNPVIAGLAENPHDWQYSNYAELESWLKQISEINLHQILLSFNKVFKGNPIDYISYVEKSRTKGFLRQDIDEAEGNL
- the cas2 gene encoding CRISPR-associated endonuclease Cas2 — encoded protein: MYVIIVYDIEEKRVAKVCKYLRQYLHWVQNSVFEGELTDGKFAELQAGLRKRIKPDKDSVLFYKMRAEYDFEKETMGVEKAGIETIL
- the cas1b gene encoding type I-B CRISPR-associated endonuclease Cas1b; this encodes MKRPYYIMTSGRLRRKQNTIYFEPVLEEKQDDGSTITYDADPAIDEETLAGFTEETEADPQTGRVKRKPIPVEDIEAFYCFGEMDFNTRFFNFLATQKIPLHIFNYYGHYGGSYFPRDYLPSGFTIVEQVRAYLDTQRRLVIAREIIDAASFNILKNLQYYSKPSQGEKQIDFGHTISDIENLRASISSANTTQELMGVEGNIRDRYYKCWGEIVGQEYSLDKRVKHPPDNAINALVSFANSLIYTTVLSEIYHTHLNPTISFLHGPGERRYSLALDLAEIFKPIIADKMIFKLLNNKQIQEKHFRKELNFCYLEESGRKIVLQEYDERLKTTIKHRSLNRNVSYRHLIRLEAYKLVRHITSKDEYKAFRAWW